In one Sphingomonas sp. AP4-R1 genomic region, the following are encoded:
- a CDS encoding Ku protein — MPARAYWQGQIRLALVSIPVEIYSATRSGATVSFRQIHEPSGKRIHYEKVVDGIGPVDPEEIMKGFEYEKGEFVLLDEKEIEGVKLESKKTLELTQFVDAHEVDAIYYDKPYYVVPADDLAEEAFVVLREALRKTRKVGLGQLALRGREYVVSLKPCGRGLVLETLRYADEVNKAASYFRDIPDVKPDEDLLDLATTLIEKKSGKFDASEFHDRYVDALRDLIARKRKSKSGKVSLDTDDDRPAKGGSNVIDLMAALRKSLDKPAAGTAAKKPASAKSAPAKAAPKKPPVKKPAPRTRKSA; from the coding sequence ATGCCCGCGCGCGCTTATTGGCAAGGCCAGATCCGGCTCGCGCTGGTTTCGATCCCGGTCGAGATCTATTCCGCCACAAGGAGCGGCGCGACCGTCTCGTTCCGCCAGATCCACGAGCCCTCCGGCAAGCGCATTCATTACGAGAAGGTGGTGGACGGGATCGGCCCGGTCGATCCCGAAGAGATCATGAAGGGCTTCGAATATGAGAAGGGCGAGTTTGTCCTGCTCGACGAGAAGGAGATCGAAGGCGTCAAGCTGGAGAGCAAGAAGACGCTGGAGCTGACTCAGTTCGTCGACGCCCACGAGGTCGACGCCATCTATTACGACAAGCCTTATTATGTCGTTCCGGCCGACGATCTGGCCGAGGAAGCGTTCGTCGTGCTGCGCGAGGCGCTCCGCAAGACGCGCAAGGTGGGGCTGGGCCAGCTGGCGCTGCGCGGCCGCGAATATGTGGTGAGCCTGAAGCCGTGCGGGCGTGGGCTGGTGCTGGAGACGCTGCGCTACGCCGACGAGGTGAACAAGGCGGCGAGCTATTTCCGCGACATCCCCGATGTGAAGCCGGACGAGGATCTGCTCGATCTCGCCACGACGCTGATCGAGAAGAAATCGGGCAAGTTCGACGCCTCGGAATTTCACGATCGCTATGTCGATGCGCTGCGCGATCTGATCGCGCGCAAGCGTAAGTCGAAATCGGGCAAGGTCAGCCTCGATACGGACGATGATCGCCCAGCCAAAGGCGGATCGAACGTGATCGATCTGATGGCCGCGCTCAGGAAGTCGCTCGACAAGCCCGCCGCCGGCACGGCCGCGAAGAAGCCCGCGTCCGCCAAATCCGCACCCGCCAAGGCCGCGCCGAAGAAGCCTCCGGTGAAGAAGCCCGCCCCCCGCACCCGCAAGAGCGCATGA
- a CDS encoding sodium:proton antiporter: MPPLFVWPPEPYILALLGVGLLIALVAWLPLALRNLPLSLPIVCIAIGALLGRYAPTPVVPLPGEYPRFVEHFTEFVVLVALVGAGLKIDRIFGWKRWAVTWRLLGPTMLLTIASVTAIGVGLLGLPLPLALLLGGAMAPTDPVLAAEVQVGPPTSGEDDEVRFGLTSEAGLNDGLAFPFVHLAIALAAAAASGGPWVTEWVLHSVIWETAAGIAIGWIIGWLFGWITFHIPADSKLAQTGDGVIAISATLIVYALCELAGCYGFLGVFVAALAIRHAHRSHAFQREMHDFTEQIERIAMMAGLLLFGGALVNGLLSPLGWREVLAAILILFAVRPIAAMIGLLGFKAHRSEKLMLAFFGIRGVGSFYYLAYGLNHMKAGDQSGLWALLSLVVLISILLHGLTVTPAMRSLDRRHGRDPAADDGAHDGASRHPS; encoded by the coding sequence ATGCCCCCATTGTTCGTCTGGCCACCCGAACCCTATATTCTGGCGTTGCTCGGCGTCGGTCTGCTGATCGCCCTCGTGGCCTGGCTGCCGCTGGCGCTCAGGAACCTGCCGCTGTCGCTGCCGATCGTCTGCATCGCCATCGGCGCGCTGCTCGGACGATATGCGCCGACGCCCGTGGTGCCGCTGCCCGGCGAATATCCCAGGTTCGTCGAACATTTCACCGAGTTCGTGGTGCTGGTCGCCCTGGTGGGGGCGGGCCTGAAGATCGATCGCATCTTCGGCTGGAAACGTTGGGCGGTGACGTGGCGGCTGCTGGGCCCCACGATGCTGCTGACGATCGCGTCGGTCACCGCCATCGGGGTCGGGCTGCTGGGGCTGCCTCTACCGCTCGCGTTGCTGCTCGGCGGCGCGATGGCCCCGACCGATCCCGTGCTGGCGGCCGAGGTGCAGGTGGGGCCGCCCACATCGGGCGAGGATGACGAGGTGCGCTTCGGCCTCACGTCCGAGGCCGGGCTGAATGACGGACTGGCCTTCCCGTTCGTGCATCTGGCGATCGCGCTGGCGGCGGCGGCCGCCAGCGGCGGGCCGTGGGTGACCGAATGGGTACTGCACAGCGTGATCTGGGAAACGGCGGCGGGCATCGCGATCGGCTGGATCATCGGATGGCTGTTCGGATGGATCACCTTCCACATTCCGGCCGACAGCAAGCTCGCCCAGACGGGCGACGGCGTGATCGCCATTTCGGCGACTCTGATCGTTTACGCGCTCTGCGAACTGGCGGGCTGTTACGGCTTTCTCGGCGTGTTCGTCGCCGCGCTCGCGATCCGGCACGCGCATCGAAGCCACGCATTCCAGCGCGAGATGCACGACTTTACCGAGCAGATCGAGCGCATCGCCATGATGGCGGGGCTGCTGCTGTTCGGCGGCGCGCTGGTGAACGGGCTGCTTTCGCCGCTCGGCTGGCGGGAGGTGCTGGCGGCGATCCTGATCCTGTTCGCGGTGCGCCCGATCGCCGCGATGATCGGGCTGCTGGGCTTCAAGGCGCATCGCAGCGAGAAGCTGATGCTGGCCTTCTTCGGCATCCGCGGGGTCGGCTCATTCTATTATCTCGCTTATGGCCTCAACCACATGAAGGCCGGCGACCAGAGCGGGCTCTGGGCGCTGCTGAGCCTGGTCGTGCTGATATCGATCCTTCTGCACGGCCTCACCGTCACGCCGGCGATGCGGTCGCTCGACAGGCGCCATGGCCGCGATCCGGCTGCGGACGACGGGGCACATGACGGGGCCTCGCGGCATCCGTCCTGA
- the ligD gene encoding DNA ligase D — protein MARADPLAAYNAKRDFKRTKEPKGAPADAGDGHLFIVQKHDATRLHWDFRLEMEGVLKSWAVTRGPSPDPDDKRLAVRTEDHPLSYAGFEGTIPKGEYGGGTVMLWDVGTWEPVGGKDPAKTIEKGHVHVLLHGRRMQGEWLLVRMKPRPGEKRENWLLRKVADAHAGASGDLVETGLTSVESGRSMAEIARGGDPVWHSDTAKAKADKGAANAPGKAPLKVPRPRRSATPRKPPRFQPVQLATLTDTVPGGSGWIHEVKLDGYRTLLACGDGAAKAYTRTGLDWSDRFAPIVAAAATLAPQGALIDGEVIALDEDGRPSFSALQAALQDGGDLHYFAFDLLEEGGEDLRDLGQIERKARLSALLEGVAPPIHYTEHVEKGGEALFDRLCRDGYEGIVSKAADAAYRGRRTRQWLKIKCTRRQEFVILGYLESGKAGRDLRSLLVGVQENGALRYAGKVGTGFDAATRDRLLARLKPLARKTAPADVPKAAARGAHWVAPRLVAEVAFAEFTAEKVLRHASFLGLREDKPANDVTLETPVPTKSAARDNKPFGIAISHPERIVFPDSGATKGDLAAYYAAIAPPMLRWLADRPVSLVRCPQGRGKHCFFQKHDSGSFGGKVSTVAIREKKGGEEEYLVVDSGAAMLTCVQMGTIEFHGWGAPASDVEHPDRMVFDLDPDEGLDFAAVRDAALLLRDHLTELGLRSFAMASGGKGVHVIVPLDRKAGWPEVKDFASRFSRALAQAQPAIFTANMRKADRKGRIFLDWLRNERGATAVLPYSVRARERPTIAAPISWEELASLQDAKPYSIRDVDVLLERAKSPALEDWHRAEQSLPDL, from the coding sequence ATGGCGCGCGCCGATCCGCTCGCCGCCTACAATGCCAAGCGCGATTTCAAGCGCACCAAGGAGCCGAAGGGCGCCCCCGCCGATGCGGGCGACGGCCATCTCTTCATCGTCCAGAAGCATGACGCCACCCGCCTACACTGGGATTTCCGGCTGGAGATGGAGGGCGTGCTCAAAAGCTGGGCGGTGACGCGCGGCCCCTCCCCCGATCCCGACGACAAGAGGCTCGCCGTCCGCACCGAGGATCATCCTTTGTCCTATGCCGGCTTCGAGGGCACGATCCCCAAAGGCGAATATGGCGGCGGCACGGTGATGCTGTGGGACGTCGGCACATGGGAACCAGTCGGCGGCAAGGATCCCGCGAAGACGATCGAGAAGGGCCATGTCCACGTCCTGCTCCATGGGCGGCGGATGCAAGGCGAGTGGCTGCTAGTGCGGATGAAGCCCCGGCCGGGCGAGAAACGCGAGAACTGGCTGCTGCGCAAAGTGGCGGATGCCCATGCCGGCGCCTCGGGCGATCTGGTCGAAACCGGGCTCACCTCGGTCGAGAGCGGACGCAGCATGGCCGAGATCGCCCGGGGCGGTGATCCGGTCTGGCATTCCGACACGGCCAAGGCGAAGGCGGACAAGGGCGCCGCCAATGCGCCGGGTAAGGCTCCGCTCAAGGTACCCCGCCCCCGCCGCTCCGCCACCCCGCGCAAGCCCCCCCGCTTCCAGCCGGTCCAGCTCGCCACCCTCACCGATACGGTTCCCGGCGGTAGCGGCTGGATCCACGAGGTGAAGCTCGACGGCTATCGCACCTTGCTGGCCTGCGGCGATGGCGCGGCCAAAGCCTATACGCGCACCGGCCTCGACTGGTCGGATCGCTTCGCCCCGATCGTCGCTGCCGCCGCGACGCTAGCCCCGCAAGGCGCGCTGATCGACGGCGAGGTGATCGCGCTCGACGAGGACGGGCGGCCGAGCTTCTCCGCCCTGCAGGCCGCGTTGCAGGACGGCGGTGACCTCCATTATTTCGCGTTCGACCTCCTGGAGGAAGGCGGCGAGGATCTGCGCGATCTCGGCCAGATCGAGCGCAAGGCGCGTCTCTCCGCGCTGCTGGAGGGTGTCGCGCCCCCGATCCACTATACCGAGCATGTCGAGAAAGGCGGCGAGGCGCTGTTCGATCGGCTGTGCCGAGACGGCTATGAGGGGATCGTCTCCAAGGCGGCCGACGCGGCCTATCGCGGCCGGCGCACGCGCCAGTGGCTCAAGATCAAATGCACGCGCCGGCAGGAGTTCGTGATCCTCGGCTATCTGGAAAGCGGCAAGGCCGGGCGCGACCTGCGATCGCTGCTGGTCGGCGTGCAGGAGAATGGCGCGCTGCGTTATGCCGGCAAGGTCGGCACCGGCTTCGATGCCGCCACCCGTGACAGGCTGCTCGCCCGGCTGAAGCCGCTCGCCCGCAAGACGGCCCCCGCAGACGTGCCCAAGGCGGCCGCGCGCGGCGCGCATTGGGTGGCGCCCAGGCTGGTCGCAGAGGTCGCCTTCGCCGAATTTACGGCGGAGAAGGTGCTGCGCCACGCCAGCTTCTTGGGCCTGCGCGAGGACAAGCCCGCGAACGATGTGACGCTGGAAACTCCCGTCCCCACCAAAAGCGCTGCGAGGGACAACAAACCGTTCGGCATCGCCATCTCGCATCCCGAACGCATCGTCTTTCCCGACAGCGGCGCCACCAAGGGCGATCTCGCCGCTTATTATGCCGCCATCGCCCCGCCGATGCTGCGCTGGCTGGCCGATCGCCCCGTCAGCCTCGTCCGCTGCCCGCAGGGGCGCGGCAAGCATTGCTTCTTCCAGAAGCATGACAGCGGCAGTTTCGGCGGCAAGGTTTCCACCGTCGCGATCCGCGAAAAGAAGGGCGGCGAGGAGGAGTATCTGGTCGTCGACAGTGGCGCGGCGATGCTCACCTGCGTCCAGATGGGCACGATCGAATTTCACGGCTGGGGCGCCCCCGCCAGCGACGTCGAGCATCCCGATCGCATGGTGTTCGATCTCGATCCCGACGAGGGGCTGGATTTCGCCGCCGTGCGCGATGCCGCGCTGCTGCTGCGCGATCATCTCACCGAGCTGGGGCTGCGGAGTTTCGCGATGGCTTCCGGTGGCAAGGGCGTCCATGTGATCGTGCCGCTGGATCGGAAGGCCGGCTGGCCGGAGGTCAAGGATTTCGCCAGCCGCTTTTCGCGCGCGCTGGCGCAGGCGCAGCCGGCGATCTTCACGGCCAACATGCGCAAGGCCGATCGCAAGGGCCGGATCTTCCTCGACTGGCTGCGGAACGAGCGCGGAGCGACGGCGGTGCTGCCTTATTCGGTCAGGGCACGGGAGCGTCCGACGATCGCGGCGCCGATCAGCTGGGAGGAGTTGGCCTCCCTGCAGGATGCGAAACCCTATTCGATCCGCGATGTCGATGTCCTGCTGGAAAGGGCGAAATCGCCCGCTCTGGAAGACTGGCACCGCGCGGAGCAATCGCTGCCGGACCTTTGA
- a CDS encoding diguanylate cyclase, producing the protein MLPDLATLRLCSMLSSIAFAAMFFAFWAVGRRQSFLLHWAASSALYALVLELFARIAPHSVLMPLIFGLLAATDVLIMTGVRSFHRSLYDRGYEMGVMAVALIVPMLAVFHPLTNLLPVGLAPDLALAGLATSKALVGSCLSFARGKDMLLGQRFAGIAMLGYVPTYIIAAVAGHYGLGHLHLAAVLPMLADQLLLAALNIALMAMPAERATAKLRDKALRDPLTGVRNRAWLEHYRGERSEVDAAVILVDIDHFKRINDHFGHAAGDKVLTNFATRANEVLEAERGVLARLGGDEFIAIVPDADVQRAARIAEDLLNSMRVWSPGVPMATASLGVAVPNAGDDLSGVMARADRNLYNAKAAGRGRVAVD; encoded by the coding sequence ATGTTACCTGACCTGGCGACGCTGCGCCTGTGCAGCATGCTCAGCAGCATCGCATTTGCCGCGATGTTCTTTGCTTTCTGGGCTGTCGGTCGACGGCAATCTTTCCTGCTCCATTGGGCGGCGAGTTCGGCGCTTTACGCCCTCGTTTTGGAATTGTTCGCGCGGATCGCTCCTCACTCTGTCCTCATGCCCCTCATATTCGGTCTGCTGGCTGCCACGGACGTGCTGATCATGACAGGTGTCCGGTCATTCCACCGCAGCTTGTATGATCGCGGATACGAGATGGGCGTGATGGCAGTCGCGCTCATTGTTCCCATGCTGGCGGTGTTCCATCCCCTCACCAATCTTCTTCCCGTTGGTCTCGCTCCGGATCTGGCGCTTGCAGGGCTGGCGACATCCAAGGCGTTGGTTGGCTCTTGCCTTAGTTTCGCCCGGGGCAAGGACATGCTGCTGGGGCAGCGTTTCGCCGGCATCGCGATGTTGGGTTATGTCCCGACCTATATCATCGCAGCTGTAGCGGGGCATTATGGGCTCGGACATCTGCATCTGGCCGCCGTATTGCCGATGCTCGCTGATCAACTGCTGCTGGCAGCCCTCAACATCGCCCTCATGGCAATGCCGGCCGAGCGAGCGACGGCCAAATTGCGCGACAAGGCCTTGCGCGACCCGCTGACGGGTGTCCGAAATCGGGCATGGCTAGAGCATTACCGAGGCGAGCGTTCGGAGGTCGATGCCGCCGTGATCTTGGTCGATATCGACCATTTTAAACGGATCAACGATCATTTTGGACATGCGGCCGGCGACAAGGTGCTCACAAACTTTGCCACGCGTGCCAATGAAGTGCTCGAAGCCGAACGCGGAGTTCTTGCAAGGCTTGGAGGAGATGAGTTTATCGCGATCGTTCCCGATGCGGACGTGCAACGGGCAGCCAGGATCGCCGAGGATTTGTTGAATTCAATGAGGGTATGGTCTCCCGGCGTCCCCATGGCGACTGCGAGCCTGGGAGTAGCGGTTCCCAACGCTGGGGACGACCTGTCTGGCGTTATGGCACGCGCGGATCGCAACCTGTACAATGCCAAAGCAGCGGGCAGGGGCCGTGTTGCCGTTGACTGA
- a CDS encoding autotransporter domain-containing protein, translating into MGIAGYRISLRSTSAVCLYPSILAIATALAMPAASQCVPDPVSANATVTCSGADTDGIVISVPATVVVGSGASVANGVSRDAAISLASSTSGATVVTLTNNGSISSSAGAAMATQGDPTRIGLVALTNAAGASIIGVNGAINTVVGRLTNAGTIDGGAGSALTFPSSAGAIIFPASLSNSGSILSRSTAATIDYPFSPPQLFTNSGTIANSGTGLAIDGHDQSLNVVNAAGGVISSAGPTAISDSFQLTLTNAGTINGGIVATGAFPNRIDTTAGVINGAITFGNGNDRLIATIGTSSLVGNVSGPINGGGGTDLLELIVATDRTITDTTLPTNFEILQLDVTNGAKLTLSAPPPSGGYYVRGTGTVIVGTDMTTTGPAISPSYVQENRGLETLNFVNDRTIIATLPTSYSAAVSVQSAGTVTNTGTITGLNGVGLSVTNATSNTFTSNSGSITGSATGVTVSGRFENTGLVQSTAGVAVSNDLGGGVVRGLTSTNSGTVQGVTTGWSASSIVIVNSGTISASAGTGVALTGTTLDNRSGGVISGSQAAIQGDSFFGSYVANAGTINGNVNLGTVGSSTGAQSIFIDRGGVVNGNVTFGGGNDTFVTDLARAAVGVTGTIDGGGGFDTFRYRTAVNAQTQITPRAGFEGVGYEVANGATLQLGASNTVTTPITLSGTGSITINADLTGSSRALLDATVTSLPNYSGLGDDVQGNNLIVTSRGNLTFTAPASGQTSALAVVMGPTALGYAAPAVTSNFENAGTIDTGIAGMTAIRGWNVVTNSGTIILHGGAAVANANMFVNSGTVRQASDAPASGGVGSVTQVVNSGSITTDRTAIALLSGIYLGNSQLKPALTNSGIVTSKNDVAVTASDTLMFDNRAGGIITGTSAVLARGTNNTLTNAGSITGTSGAAIIANGGTHLDNSGTIVGTGGVAVQFTSANNTVTLRTGSTVTGAIVAGDRADSAILAGTTAIATSDQTVAAFSGFGSLSVQSGYWTGTAASTFNRITIAGGATLDDRNGATGLAISAGSIVDNGTLVVRSDATSAGSTFGASVVTGSGNVLLTGAGKAMLDGTNSIRTTGITTIDGGTTAILTGTQDGTLVTGTTGTLQIGTGGTVGSFTGNLVDNGMLVVNRSDDYTMTGGLSGTGTITKLGAGTLTFGDGYTFTGTTNILGGSIRLAGLVAPSTELDVRGNGRLDLSGTRQIVAELAGGSGAAVVNIAGGSLTVNQATTSTFAGSITGDGSFAKAGGGRLILSGVNSYTGPTTVSGGTLSVNGSIVSAATVAGGGTLGGNGTVGSVTVGAGGIIAPGNSIGTLTVAGNIAFAAGGIYQVEANAAGQADRIAATGTAALAGAVQVLPTAGNYGVLTNYVILSAAGGISGTFSSVTSSLAFLTPLLSYGANAVTLTLTRNDIRFASIATDANTAAVGAAIEARGLSDPLYNQVLGQSVAGAQAAFTSLSGEIHASLPTSLLAEGLEVGRLVRGHAATSGDGISIWGEGMYGLAESASRLGVAATRTDRRGGMMGIDVGREGLRAGLAAGALTSDLGVQGRASHADIDSKIVAAYAGFVRDALTIAGGISYSWHDVDTRRTASAGAAGGMQNAKYHANTTQFFGDVSYALTHGAVTFAPFVGYAHLRTRRNAFAETGSVAALVVSRSTRSLDVVEGGLRLDGTARIGLTTVLPHLAVSYQHIWGNTLGIEHAAFAGAGPGFTVVGARTGTDALRIEGGADIVAGRRFRLGGGAFGQTSGALGEYGAKMRASFTF; encoded by the coding sequence ATGGGTATCGCAGGTTACCGAATTTCTTTGAGATCGACGTCCGCTGTTTGTCTTTACCCCAGCATATTAGCCATCGCCACTGCACTAGCGATGCCGGCTGCCAGCCAATGCGTTCCGGATCCCGTCTCCGCCAATGCCACAGTGACGTGCAGCGGTGCGGACACAGACGGCATCGTCATCAGCGTTCCGGCGACCGTCGTTGTCGGGAGCGGCGCATCGGTAGCGAACGGCGTGAGCCGGGATGCCGCAATCTCACTCGCGTCCTCTACATCTGGCGCAACGGTCGTTACGCTTACGAACAACGGCAGCATCTCGTCTTCGGCCGGGGCCGCGATGGCGACGCAAGGCGACCCGACACGGATCGGCCTGGTCGCCCTCACAAATGCTGCGGGCGCAAGCATCATCGGTGTAAATGGCGCGATCAATACCGTGGTCGGTCGGCTAACCAATGCGGGCACGATTGACGGCGGCGCGGGCAGCGCCCTGACCTTCCCCTCATCCGCTGGGGCAATCATATTTCCGGCTTCGCTGAGCAATTCGGGTTCGATCCTGTCCCGCTCGACCGCCGCGACGATCGACTATCCGTTCTCGCCACCGCAATTGTTCACCAACAGCGGAACGATCGCCAACAGCGGCACCGGGCTGGCAATCGACGGCCACGATCAGTCGCTGAACGTCGTGAATGCGGCGGGAGGCGTGATCAGTTCGGCGGGGCCGACCGCGATCAGCGACAGCTTTCAACTGACCCTGACCAACGCGGGGACAATCAACGGCGGTATCGTTGCCACTGGGGCATTTCCGAACCGGATCGACACCACCGCCGGCGTGATCAACGGAGCGATCACCTTCGGCAACGGCAACGACAGGCTGATCGCCACGATCGGAACCTCATCACTGGTGGGCAACGTTTCCGGCCCGATCAACGGCGGCGGCGGGACGGACCTGCTGGAACTGATCGTCGCGACCGACCGGACGATTACCGACACAACTCTGCCTACCAATTTCGAGATACTCCAGCTGGATGTCACGAATGGCGCCAAGCTGACCTTGTCCGCACCGCCGCCATCCGGCGGATATTATGTGCGCGGCACCGGCACAGTCATCGTCGGCACGGACATGACGACGACAGGCCCGGCAATCAGTCCGAGCTATGTGCAGGAGAATCGGGGTCTCGAGACGCTCAATTTCGTGAACGACCGGACGATTATCGCGACATTGCCGACGTCGTACAGCGCAGCCGTCAGCGTGCAAAGTGCGGGAACGGTCACTAATACGGGTACGATCACCGGGCTGAACGGTGTCGGTTTGTCCGTCACGAACGCGACCTCAAATACGTTCACATCGAACAGCGGATCCATTACGGGATCGGCGACCGGCGTTACTGTAAGTGGCCGCTTCGAGAATACGGGGCTGGTGCAATCCACCGCGGGGGTTGCGGTGAGCAACGATCTGGGCGGTGGCGTGGTGCGTGGGCTGACGTCCACAAACAGCGGCACCGTGCAGGGCGTGACGACTGGCTGGTCCGCCAGCAGTATCGTCATAGTGAACAGCGGGACGATCTCCGCAAGTGCCGGGACCGGGGTCGCCCTGACGGGCACGACGCTCGACAATCGGTCGGGAGGCGTAATCTCCGGCAGCCAGGCTGCCATCCAGGGCGACAGCTTCTTCGGCAGCTATGTCGCCAACGCCGGGACGATCAACGGCAACGTGAACCTGGGAACGGTCGGTTCCTCGACAGGTGCGCAGAGCATCTTCATCGATCGCGGCGGTGTGGTGAACGGCAACGTGACGTTTGGCGGCGGCAACGATACGTTCGTCACCGATCTTGCGCGGGCAGCGGTCGGTGTCACCGGCACGATCGACGGCGGTGGCGGCTTCGATACGTTTCGATACCGAACCGCCGTCAACGCGCAGACGCAGATCACGCCCCGGGCCGGGTTCGAGGGAGTCGGCTACGAAGTCGCAAATGGCGCGACGCTGCAGCTTGGTGCCAGCAACACCGTCACCACGCCCATCACGCTTTCGGGCACCGGCAGCATCACCATCAATGCCGACCTGACGGGCAGCAGTCGTGCGCTGCTCGATGCCACAGTTACGAGTCTACCCAACTATTCGGGGCTCGGCGATGATGTGCAGGGCAACAACCTGATCGTGACGAGCAGGGGCAATCTGACCTTCACGGCACCGGCCTCCGGACAGACATCCGCTCTTGCCGTAGTCATGGGGCCGACCGCGCTGGGGTATGCCGCGCCAGCCGTCACTTCCAATTTCGAGAATGCGGGGACGATCGATACCGGCATCGCTGGAATGACGGCGATCCGCGGCTGGAACGTCGTCACAAATTCCGGCACGATCATCCTGCATGGCGGCGCGGCCGTGGCAAATGCCAACATGTTCGTGAACAGCGGAACGGTCCGTCAGGCAAGCGACGCGCCAGCGTCGGGCGGCGTCGGCTCGGTCACGCAGGTGGTCAATAGCGGCTCGATCACGACGGACCGCACGGCGATCGCTCTCTTGAGTGGCATCTACCTGGGAAACTCGCAGCTTAAGCCTGCTCTTACCAATTCGGGCATTGTTACGAGCAAGAATGATGTTGCGGTGACCGCGAGCGACACCCTCATGTTCGACAACCGCGCGGGTGGCATTATCACCGGGACCAGTGCCGTGCTTGCCAGAGGGACCAACAATACCCTCACCAACGCCGGCTCGATCACGGGCACGTCAGGCGCAGCGATCATCGCCAATGGTGGGACACATCTCGATAATAGCGGCACGATCGTGGGCACCGGCGGCGTTGCGGTTCAATTCACGTCAGCCAACAACACAGTAACGCTGCGTACCGGATCCACCGTCACAGGCGCGATCGTGGCCGGCGACCGTGCCGATTCCGCTATACTTGCGGGCACCACGGCGATCGCGACGAGCGACCAGACAGTCGCCGCTTTTTCCGGCTTCGGCTCGCTCTCCGTGCAAAGCGGTTACTGGACCGGGACCGCCGCCAGCACGTTCAACAGGATAACGATCGCAGGAGGCGCGACCCTGGACGATCGCAACGGCGCGACCGGCCTTGCGATCAGCGCGGGCTCGATCGTCGACAACGGCACGCTCGTCGTCCGCAGCGATGCGACGTCTGCGGGATCCACCTTCGGTGCGAGTGTCGTGACCGGCAGCGGCAACGTGCTGCTGACCGGCGCGGGCAAGGCGATGCTGGATGGAACGAACAGCATCCGGACGACCGGCATCACGACGATAGATGGCGGCACCACCGCGATCCTCACCGGGACGCAGGATGGCACGCTGGTAACAGGAACCACCGGCACGTTGCAGATTGGCACGGGCGGAACCGTGGGCAGCTTCACGGGCAACCTCGTCGATAACGGTATGCTCGTCGTCAATCGGTCCGATGATTACACCATGACCGGAGGGCTGAGCGGAACCGGGACGATCACCAAGCTGGGCGCCGGCACGCTGACCTTCGGCGACGGCTACACCTTTACCGGAACCACCAACATCCTGGGCGGATCGATCAGGCTGGCCGGCCTGGTGGCGCCGAGTACCGAACTCGACGTGCGTGGAAACGGCCGGCTGGATCTGTCCGGCACGCGCCAGATCGTCGCCGAGCTTGCGGGCGGCAGCGGTGCAGCGGTCGTGAACATTGCCGGCGGCTCGCTCACCGTGAACCAGGCCACGACCTCGACGTTCGCGGGCAGCATCACCGGGGACGGATCCTTCGCGAAGGCGGGCGGCGGGCGGCTGATACTATCCGGCGTCAACAGCTATACCGGACCGACCACTGTTTCGGGCGGAACACTCTCCGTGAACGGCAGCATCGTCTCGGCGGCGACCGTTGCCGGCGGCGGGACGCTCGGCGGCAACGGCACGGTCGGATCGGTGACGGTGGGAGCAGGGGGCATCATCGCACCCGGCAACTCGATCGGTACGCTCACCGTCGCTGGCAACATCGCTTTCGCTGCAGGCGGCATCTATCAAGTCGAAGCCAATGCAGCGGGACAAGCCGATCGTATCGCCGCGACGGGCACCGCAGCACTGGCGGGCGCCGTCCAGGTCCTGCCGACGGCCGGCAATTACGGCGTCCTCACCAACTATGTAATCCTCAGCGCCGCAGGGGGCATTTCGGGCACCTTCTCCAGCGTCACCAGCAGTCTCGCCTTCCTCACCCCCTTGCTGAGCTACGGCGCCAATGCGGTGACATTGACGCTGACGCGTAACGATATCCGCTTCGCCAGCATTGCGACCGATGCGAATACGGCAGCCGTCGGCGCGGCGATCGAGGCGCGCGGACTGAGCGATCCGCTCTACAATCAGGTACTCGGCCAGAGCGTGGCGGGGGCACAGGCGGCGTTCACATCGCTTTCCGGAGAGATTCACGCCAGCCTTCCGACAAGCCTGCTCGCCGAAGGGCTGGAAGTCGGCCGCCTGGTGCGCGGCCATGCCGCAACCAGCGGCGACGGCATCAGTATCTGGGGTGAGGGCATGTACGGCCTGGCCGAAAGCGCATCACGCCTCGGCGTTGCCGCGACCCGGACCGATCGACGTGGGGGCATGATGGGCATCGATGTCGGACGGGAGGGACTGCGAGCCGGCCTCGCCGCAGGCGCGCTGACGAGCGATCTCGGCGTGCAGGGACGCGCCAGCCATGCCGATATAGATAGCAAGATCGTTGCCGCCTATGCGGGTTTCGTTCGCGACGCGCTGACGATCGCCGGCGGCATCAGCTATAGCTGGCATGACGTCGACACGCGCCGCACGGCGAGCGCGGGCGCGGCGGGGGGGATGCAGAATGCGAAATACCACGCGAACACAACGCAGTTTTTTGGCGACGTTTCGTACGCGCTGACCCACGGCGCTGTGACGTTCGCCCCGTTTGTCGGCTATGCGCATCTGCGCACTCGCCGCAATGCCTTCGCGGAGACAGGTTCGGTAGCGGCGCTCGTCGTCTCCCGCTCGACGCGCAGTCTCGACGTCGTAGAGGGTGGCTTGCGGCTCGACGGCACCGCCCGGATCGGCCTTACGACAGTGTTGCCGCATCTGGCCGTGTCTTACCAGCACATCTGGGGCAATACGCTCGGTATTGAACATGCCGCCTTTGCTGGTGCTGGCCCCGGTTTCACGGTCGTCGGCGCGCGGACTGGCACGGATGCACTGCGCATCGAGGGCGGAGCCGATATTGTCGCCGGGCGACGCTTCCGGCTGGGTGGCGGCGCCTTTGGCCAGACCTCGGGCGCATTAGGCGAATACGGCGCAAAGATGAGGGCGAGCTTCACGTTCTGA